The Denticeps clupeoides chromosome 10, fDenClu1.1, whole genome shotgun sequence DNA window AAAGAACtagaaataaacagtaaatgccTGATAAAGCAGACGAAATAAGGAAACCCAGAGTCTGGTGATGTCCACGGTGATGTCTGGTGATGACTCTCTTTACCTTcaatggacattttgtttttacttaAGCCATTTAAACGTGTTATTGTGGTGAACAGAACTGTGTTCATGTCCACATAcctctgaactgtgtgtgtgtgtgtgtgtgtgtgtgtgtgtgtgtgtgtgtgtgtgtgtgtgtgtgtgtgtgtttttttgcggGGACACGACGCGCCCTACTTTCCGCCGCGAAGGGATCTGCGGAGAGGGGAAGTTGCGCGCCCCGGGTCGCATCCCACGGCGGCCCGTCCTGCGCGGACCCTCCCCGCTGCGCGATCATTCTGCGGGTCGGCTTGGAGGCTGAAGGCAGCGCCATGGATGAGGAATACGACGTGATCGTTTTGGGCACCGGACTCACGGTAAGAATAATTACAGCCCCCTCTGATATCAGatttatcattataattataatgcGACGTTGTGACATATCGTGCGCATTTATTGCTTTTGCGCTGGAGGAAACAGGGCCGCCATCGATCCGCTACAGAAAAGATGCTACGTGGAGCGTCACTGTGCACCAGTTCCCACGTTCGGCTCCCTGAACGCCCTTTTTCTCGAACCCTCCTCTCCGTCGGTCATCGGTTCCGAGGCGCCGTTACATAATGGCCACGCCgcgcggcagcagcagcagctccgccTACAACGAGCTCTGGGTTTTGTGCTGCGATCTAGACACCACTGTTCTATTGCATGGGTGGGGCTGTTCGCCAAACAAATGCATCCCAGCGTGCACTGCGGTTCGGTGGGGAAAggctgattgattgattgattgattgattgattgattgattgattggctGATGGGGACTGCGGcactgctgtgtgtatgtggtttTTACTCCACCATTCGTGCAAGACGGAACTTTGGAAGACAGCTCGGGTGCTGTTCTGCGGTGAAGGATGCTGATGTGGATTTTAAGGGCGGCTTCTGGTGTGTGTTTACATAGGAATGCATCCTGTCAGGAATAATGTCTGTCAATGGGAAGAAAGTTCTGCACATGGACAGAAACCCGTACTACGGTGGAGAGAGCTCCTCCATCACCCCGCTTGAGGAGGTAAGACGTGCAAAATCTATAATCACACTCAGAACCTGGTCTCACATCTAATGCTGAACAAATGAAACGTACTTTGATAgataataatatttcacaacAGCTCTACAAGCGATTTGGGCTAAACGACAGCCCCCCCGAGTCCATGGGCAGAGGAAGGGACTGGAACGTAGACCTGATCCCCAAATTTCTCATGGCCAACGGTTGGTTACAGTTATTATAGTTCTCATAtgctaataaattaataatatcgATAGTTATTATACATTCAGATATTTTCTGCAATATTTTAACAGCGTGTGCCATCTATTTTTATACACAAACGCATATTTGGATATTTAAGTTGATCTAATCTATATttgcagtttttatttaattactgtgTGAATCATGTCCaatctgttttttccacattttttttattttcaataatttaGCCAAAACCTCAACTTTTTTTACGTtgccattatggggtgttgtgtgtagaattctgtgggaaacaatgtatttaattcatattggaataaggctgtaaatgtTGAAAAGGTTTTACAAAAttgcactgtactgtatatataggtGATATATTTTGCCATTTCACCTGCAGGTCAACTGGTAAAGATGCTGCTGTATACAGAGGTCACCCGTTACCTGGACTTCAAAGTGGTTGAAGGCAGCTTTGTGTACAAAGGCGGGAAGATCTATAAGGTGCCCTCCACCGAGACTGAAGCACTGGCGTCCAGTGAGTGTTGACCCATAGCTCCTTGACCttccattttaaatgtcattcgGACACACcataattcaataaaaatgtaacatgtCTGTTCAGAATCTCTGTTTCTCTCCATGTCCAGATCTCATGGGCATGTTTGAGAAGAGAAGATTCCGGAAATTCCTCGTGTTCATTGCAAACTTTGATGACAATGACCCCAAGACCTTTGAGGGCGTCGACCCCAAAGTGACCACCATGCGAGACGTCTACAAGAAGTTCGACCTCGGACAGGATGTCATTGATTTTACTGGTCATGCCCTGGCGCTCTACAGGACAGATGAGTACGTGCAGATGCCCCAGGAGAGTATCTCAGAGATCACGTCCCGTTTTTTCGTTTTCTCATCCCCTCCTTCTCCCTTCTTTAGTTACCTGGACCAGGCCTGCCTTGAAAGCATTAACCGTATTAAACTCTACAGTGAGTCCCTGGCCCGCTATGGGAAAAGCCCCTACCTTTACCCACTCTACGGACTCGGCGAGCTCCCTCAGGGCTTTGCGCGGTGAGCGGATCTCCAGCCATATCCACGCAATGTCCTTTAAAATAGATGACTGGCTTTATTGTCGTTCTCCTCTGTAGGTTAAGTGCCATCTATGGTGGAACATATATGCTGAACAAGCCAGTTGAGGAAATTGTGACGGAGAATGGCCGGGTGGTTGGAGTAAAGTCAGAGGGGGAGGTATGAACTGGTTTACTACACacctacatgttttgtttttttttgtgttgcgtATTTCATGAGATTTGTGTTCGCCAGATTGCTCGCTGTAAGCAGCTGATCTGTGACCCCAGCTACGTCCCAGACCGCGTGCGAAAGGTGGGCCAGGTGATCCGAGTCATCTGCGTCCTCAGTCATCCCATCAAAAACACCAACGACTCCAACTCCTGTCAGATTATCATCCCTCAGAACCAAGTCAATCGCAACTCCGGTAAGTTCTAGAGCACATTTGACCTTTGACGTCATATATTAGCCTTCAAAGCTGAAACAATTCTCAGATTTCTATACATATTTGCTTCCTACCAACGGACCTATTTGTCATGCTCTGACCTGCTAACTTGGGTATGAATTCTCAGCCCCACCtttcacattttacatgatGCTTCTCATCCAAGTAGTTGCTAAAGATCACAGTACCAGAACTTGGAAGCAGCCATGCTTTCCTTCCCActttgtaattcttttttttttatttagtcccGTGAATGACGTCAGTGACTCTAAACTTAAATTATGTTCATCGGTTGTTTCTAATAGCTGATTTCTGTCACTCTCTGCAGACATCTATGTGTGTATGATTTCATACGCTCATAATGTTGCTGCCCAGGGGAAGTACATTGCTATTGTCAGCACCACAGTTGAGACCAGCAACCCTGAGGGTGAAATTGAACCCGCCCTTGAATTGTTGGAGCCCATTGACCAAAAGTTAGTGACTCAGTGTTTTGCTAAATTGTTTATtgaaaaaatgctttaataataaaaccatatTGTGAATACTACTATATTATACTGTGTATATTAATAGAAAGTAGCGACACTTTTCATAACTATTAACCAATGCAGCAGATGTACTTTCAGCTTTCAGCTTTTTTTCTTATGACATTAGGAACACATTCCTGATAAGAAACACGATTGACTTATTCTGTGCCATCTGATTGGTTCTGCAGATTTGTGGCTATCAGTGACCTGTATGAGCCATCGGATGACGGCACTGAGAGCCAGGTCAGTACCCAGTGGGACAACCACCAAAACATGTAACACTCCAGGCAGTGAATGGCCATGATACACTGATTACTGCAATTTCTTATCAAACCATCGAGCTTCGTCGGCATGTGGAACTAATGCCTGCTTCTCTGTGTGCTTCAGATTTTCTCCTCCAGAGCGTACGACGCCACCACCCACTTTGAGACCACCTGCAACGACATAAAAGACATCTACAAACGCATGACAGGCagtgactttgactttgaaaacATGAAGCGCAAGCAGAACGACGTGTTTGGGGAAGACGAGCAGTGAGGGCGGGGCTGCTGTGGTTGGTCGGGGCCTGGGGAGTGAGATGAGTTTAGGGTTAACACGACAGGGTTCCGATCGCTCATTCGCATCACCAGCCCCACCACGCCCCTGCCCACGCTCccccaaacacaaaaaataccCGCAAAGCCTTCTGCCGCCGCTCTCCTTAATCTCTCTCAGCTCTTCAGTTCCTCCGTCCCATGTTGAGTTGTCGGCTTTCCTGTCACTCCCTGCTTCGCTGGGACTACGTCGCCGGCGGACCTGTGTTTCTGTGCTGTGGCTGCAGGCTTTGGTGATCGTGGGGTTCCTGTTTGCTACTTCGCTCTACACCACTTTCCTTTGAGATGGGAATTTTTTAAAGACGTAACAGTGCCTCTGAATTCTGTGATACGGTAGCttgccatttttatttagaGATAACCTTCACACTCACGGTCACACACCCCGGTCAAACCTGCACAGTCATCTCCTCAGTGGCAAATAGGAAGGGGCCAAACTGGAACATTCTATATTTTAAAAGCCATAAATCTGGAAATTGTGCTTTTCAGTTCCTGTGGACACCCACTTGTTTTCACTGGTGTTTCTGCAAAGTAATCTGTGTCCATTCTGATCTAGTATATGGCCAGAGTATGCCAAGAAAAGTCACTTTGCTCTGCTCTgccatcatttaaaaatatgcagCATTGccagtacaaaaataaatagcttTAATGCACACTTAACAAACCACAAATGCTACACTCTGCTTTCGGGGGTCGACATCTGTGAACTTTTTAGGGGACACCATCACACTGGACTTTAAACTTCAATTGaaattctgttaaaaaaaagagccatgCACAAACATTCCACAGTATTTCTTCCTCAACATCCCTTTAAATCTGGCAGTGGAATAGCTCTGCCTCCTTTTACACATGGGAGGTCGTGGCACAATATCACGGCATCACATTTCAGTGTGTAGACCATTTAAGGGATTGGAAGTTAAAGCAATGGTAATTTCAAAAAACTGTTTGGATTATTAAAAACATCTATATATTAATATGTTTCTTCatcttgtgcattttatttatttaaaagaaatgtttagTTGTTCATTTGTGCCATATCATGGTTCAGTATGACAATGAATTGCTGCCCTGTGGTTCATGTTAGAATGTGAGCAGTTCCTAATGTCCTGTACAAAATTAAAACtacatatgaataaaatatataaaataaggcTGACATGATTGTGAGTCTGTTAATTTGGTGACAGTTATAGCTTTTAAGATACGTATTGCCCCCAGATTTTTTACAGGGATGGGTTCCTGTATCAGTGAGTGAGTATACAAACAGTAatagattgatttttttttttatatctcagTTTTACATAGTTATGTCATTTCCTGCCAGAAGACACCTGCTGGTCATATGAAAATTCCCTATAAATCATATTTTGCCTAAATCATTTTTAACTTGCTTTGATACACCAATCTGACTCTTCATTTTAAGATTCTTTACTTTAAACTATTTTACACACATTGGAGGATTAAGGCTCTCAAgtctttcatttgaaaaagttCACACGCATCAGAAATAATTGTCTTTACTGCACAGAAATTGAACAGGAACGTGAAAATTCTGGTAACTCAATTTAAAAATGGTTTCTGAAAGATGAGATATTAGTGTCATTACGGTAGTTCAGGGCAATTCAGTCTGCCTACATTTCACATAGTTTGAAATaaatttcattctgttttttttttgttttttttatatctgcgTGTATGTTCCAatggcccttctggctgtttctgagaagatACATGCGGCCaaatctgttcttattctccttgaccgcTCTGCAgtatttgacacagttaaccacaagactctttGTCTATCCTGAaaaggcttggaattcagggctcaggaTGGCAGTGGTGtacttcctaccttgatgagcgatcttacaaagtgacttggaaaggatccacctctacctcacatagactctccactggtgtccctcaaggctcagtactcagtcctctccttttctccctctacatgagatcacttggtgaggtcatctCCTCACAtaggttatcctaccactgctatgctgacgacacacaactcatcttctcttttcctacctcagatctacatgctgcttccaaaatctctgcatgtctaacatttcatcttggatgccagcccatcatctcaaactcaatcccaccaaccTGAACtaatggcttctcttatcactcttacgctgatgacacccagctctatttgtctttcccaccagaagaagACATCCCgccatatcggcatggatgtctgagagacacctccaactcaacctatcgaaaactgagattctgatctttccgggaaACAACTcgcctcagcaaaacctctcaattcaaattggcttgcTACTGTTAAAACCCACgccgtctgcaaaaagccttggagtttggattgacaaGAAAATGAGactgaaccatcatgttgctgcgatctccagatcctgcaggttcactctctacaacattcgcaagattaggccttttcattcacaacaggctacgcagcacctcgtccaggcaatggtcatctccaaacttgactattgtaactctctcctggctggagcctctgcagtcaccataaaaccactccagatggtccaaaatgtggcagcccatctcatcttcaaccagccgaaatacacccatgtcacacctcttctcacctccctccactggctcccagtagctgctcgcattgagttcagccctacagggctgtaaatcaatacaatactacctagctacactcctgcacgccctctcagatcggcaaatgaaatgagactgaaaattccctcttcacggggtctccgaccccaaatcaactctgttctcctttgttgtccctggttggtggaacaacttgccctcctccattcgactagccgagactatcacaaCCTTttagaagcagttgaaaacccagttattcaaaaagtatttcagacaaatctaacacttacacatgcacatgcacatgcgtacacactgcactaaataaataaataaataaaaattattcgtctagcacttaatttccgagcatgttctttttttaacaagttaggccttatcagttAGGCCTTATAGTTTTGTTAACTAATCTCataatctatagaaatcgaacaagaattgctggtgtcttcctcctgtaagttgctttggataaaagtgtcagcaaaataaagtaaagtaaagtaatactcattccagcagattcttcaccacatcaggatcttgctatttacctggacaactttcagctctctccttctacaacagcccacaaccttggagtaacaatagacaaccaactctccttctcgactcacatcagcaatcatgtagattccttctctacaatatcagacaaatccgcccttatctgtcaacccaggccacccataTACTAGTttagtccttagtaatctcacgactggattactgtaactcccttctagctggtctaccactatgtaccatccgacctctacaactaatacaaaatacagcagcacgactgatcttcaaccttcctaaattctcccacaccacccctctgctacgttccctccactggctcctagtAGCTGACCCcccacatcaggttcaaaatactgatgctggcctacaaagccaaacatggagtagcaccatcctacctcacagcccttattacacctcgcactgcacctcgtatactccgagcctccagtactgctcgcctggtccctccatctctgaaggtaaaaggaagacattcatctagactcttctctgtcttggcccctcggtggtggaatgaacttcccctcgaggttagaacagctcagtcactgagtattttcaaatggcagctcaagcaAGACCTTCCTCATATGAGAGAAAAGAGATATGAGGgtccgtttaggaaatatttcagacttttgttacacaaacacaagtgaaacgctcacacagatacaggtgaaatggacacgcgcgcgcacgcgcacgcgcacgcgcgcacacacacacacacacacacacacacacacacacacacacacacacacacacacacacacacacacacacacacacacacacacacacacatgaaacccCCCCCTCATATTAACAAGCCACGTCTAGTTTCCCTACATTCTGCAATGGAACTAATTACACACTATTAGTTTTCTATTTAGCTCCAGACGTGAATCCCGGACGTGCGTTTACTCTCCAgcccagcaggtggcagcattTTACTATCCCTCCAAGAACAACAACGCTGCTCTGGTCTGGACAGGAGGCGTCTCCGGAGATTTACTTCTTGCAGGCGTTATCTCTGCAGCGGTAAACAATTTCTGATCAGATAAAGTGAAACATAAGTTCTCGTTAATCGCGGTGCTTGCTGTTCTCTGACGATGGAGCCTAAAGGACAGCTCGGCCGTGAAAGGGAGGCGTTGGCTGTACGTTTTGAAAATGGCCTCATCTCTTTTTAAGCGAATTCATTTGAAAT harbors:
- the LOC114797847 gene encoding rab GDP dissociation inhibitor alpha-like, with translation MDEEYDVIVLGTGLTECILSGIMSVNGKKVLHMDRNPYYGGESSSITPLEELYKRFGLNDSPPESMGRGRDWNVDLIPKFLMANGQLVKMLLYTEVTRYLDFKVVEGSFVYKGGKIYKVPSTETEALASNLMGMFEKRRFRKFLVFIANFDDNDPKTFEGVDPKVTTMRDVYKKFDLGQDVIDFTGHALALYRTDDYLDQACLESINRIKLYSESLARYGKSPYLYPLYGLGELPQGFARLSAIYGGTYMLNKPVEEIVTENGRVVGVKSEGEIARCKQLICDPSYVPDRVRKVGQVIRVICVLSHPIKNTNDSNSCQIIIPQNQVNRNSDIYVCMISYAHNVAAQGKYIAIVSTTVETSNPEGEIEPALELLEPIDQKFVAISDLYEPSDDGTESQIFSSRAYDATTHFETTCNDIKDIYKRMTGSDFDFENMKRKQNDVFGEDEQ